One genomic window of Micropterus dolomieu isolate WLL.071019.BEF.003 ecotype Adirondacks linkage group LG14, ASM2129224v1, whole genome shotgun sequence includes the following:
- the LOC123982787 gene encoding synaptic vesicle membrane protein VAT-1 homolog translates to MSGEEAPTQQQQPEQEKKPDDPPPAPSDAQQDPGSSPAAAPERLLSFRALVLTGYGGYDKVKLQLKMQSEPQLKPGEVLVRVKACGLNFAELLGRQGLYELLPTPPVTMGMEGSGVIEAVGEDVKDRKVGDRVIVISRSGMWQEVVVVTANHTFPMAEQMSFEEGAALPINYMTAYMMLFEMANLRPGKSVLIHMAAGGVGVAATQLCQTVPDVTIFGTASASKHETIAQGGVTHPIDYRTKDYAEEIRNISPKGVDIVLDPLGGSDTQKGFSLLKPLGTLIVFGAANCVTGQKKNLLAMAKTWYNQLSLTMLKLKQANKGICGFHLGYINDDELLSRTMYKLLELYRQGKIKPRIDSCHHFEEVADAMRRMHERLNIGKVILLPEAKKEEEKPKSDPEPVENVEKTKAAANEKKEEATEELKAEKD, encoded by the exons ATGTCTGGCGAAGAGGCTCCAACTCAGCAACAGCAGCCTGAGCAGGAGAAGAAACCCGACGACCCTCCGCCGGCTCCTTCTGACGCACAGCAGGATCCAGGGAGCAGCCCTGCGGCAGCCCCCGAGAGGCTTCTGTCCTTCCGCGCTCTGGTGCTGACGGGCTACGGGGGCTATGACAAAGTCAAGCTGCAGTTGAAGATGCAGAGCGAGCCGCAGCTCAAGCCGGGAGAGGTCCTGGTGCGCGTCAAGGCGTGCGGGCTGAACTTCGCCGAGCTGCTGGGCAGACAGGGGTTGTACGAGCTGCTGCCCACCCCGCCTGTCACGATGGGGATGGAGGGCTCCGGGGTCATTGAAGCAGTCGGGGAGGATGTGAAGGACAGGAAA GTCGGGGATCGTGTCATCGTGATTAGCCGCAGTGGCATGTGGCAGGAAGTGGTTGTGGTGACCGCTAACCACACCTTTCCCATGGCCGAGCAGATGAGCTTTGAGGAAGGGGCTGCTCTTCCTATTAACTACATGACGGCCTACATGATGCTGTTTGAGATGGCAAATTTGAGGCCGGGCAAGAGCGTTCTTATCCACATGGCAGCAG GTGGCGTTGGTGTTGCTGCTACCCAGCTGTGTCAGACGGTGCCAGATGTGACCATTTTTGGCACGGCATCAGCCTCCAAACACGAGACCATTGCCCAAGGCGGGGTTACTCACCCAATCGACTACCGCACCAAAGACTACGCGGAAGAAATACGCAACATCAGCCCCAAGG gagTGGACATTGTCCTTGACCCACTTGGCGGTTCAGACACCCAAAAAGGATTTAGTTTGTTAAAACCTCTGGGCACACTTATAGTCTTTG GTGCGGCCAATTGTGTGACAGGCCAGAAGAAGAACCTATTGGCCATGGCAAAGACTTGGTACAACCAGCTCTCTCTCACTATGCTGAAACTGAAGCAGGCCAACAAGGGCATCTGTGGCTTCCACCTCGGCTACATCAATGATGACGAGCTCCTGAGCAGGACTATGTACAAGCTGCTGGAGCTCTACAGGCAGGGAAAGATCAAGCCCCGCATTGACTCATGCCATCACTTTGAGGAG GTGGCGGATGCCATGAGGCGCATGCACGAACGCCTAAACATCGGGAAAGTCATCCTTCTTCCTGAAGctaagaaggaggaagagaagccAAAGTCCGACCCTGAGCCGGtagaaaatgtggaaaaaactAAAGCTGCCGCCAacgagaagaaagaagaagctACAGAGGAACTTAAAGCAGAGAAAGATTGA
- the LOC123982946 gene encoding probable phosphatase phospho1: protein MTASLNLTNSTPQQQRFLVLFDFDETIINENSDDAVVRALPAKQLPDWLKNSYREGHYNEHMQKVLAYMAEQGVSGDSIRSAVEKIPPTPGLLNLLQYLQSHQQDFELAVVSDANMYFIETWLERAGVRHLFRKIFTNPASFDATGRLVLLPFHSHSCSHCPDNMCKQVILREYLAGRRKERGGAPFQKVFYIGDGANDICPSLALGPRDTAFPRRDFPMQRLLLEMQESQAAKFKANIVPWVSGEDIVDCLKKIMEER from the coding sequence ATGACAGCATCATTGAACCTAACCAATTCAACGCCACAGCAACAGCGTTTCTTGGTGTTGTTCGACTTTGATGAGACCATCATCAATGAGAACAGTGATGACGCTGTGGTGCGTGCTCTACCAGCCAAACAGCTTCCTGACTGGCTGAAAAACAGTTACAGGGAGGGGCACTACAACGAACACATGCAGAAGGTCTTGGCTTACATGGCAGAGCAGGGCGTGTCTGGGGACTCCATCCGTTCAGCGGTGGAGAAGATCCCACCCACACCTGGCCTCCTGAACCTCCTCCAGTATCTGCAGAGCCACCAGCAGGACTTTGAGCTGGCGGTTGTCTCCGACGCGAACATGTACTTCATTGAGACGTGGCTGGAGCGTGCTGGGGTACGCCACCTTTTCCGGAAAATCTTTACAAACCCGGCCAGTTTTGATGCAACTGGCCGGCTTGTGCTGCTCCCTTTCCACTCGCACTCGTGCTCCCATTGTCCTGACAACATGTGCAAGCAGGTGATCCTTCGGGAGTATCTGGCGGGCCGGCGAAAGGAGCGTGGAGGTGCTCCCTTCCAGAAGGTATTCTATATCGGAGATGGGGCCAATGATATCTGTCCTTCTCTGGCCCTGGGGCCCCGGGACACAGCCTTCCCGAGGAGGGACTTCCCCATGCAGAGGCTGCTGCTGGAGATGCAAGAGTCCCAGGCAGCCAAGTTCAAGGCAAACATAGTTCCTTGGGTCAGTGGCGAGGACATAGTGGACTGCCTGAAGAAAATAATGGAGGAGagatga
- the LOC123982612 gene encoding gap junction gamma-1 protein-like, whose product MSWSFLTRLLEEIHNHSTFVGKIWLTVLIVFRIVLTAVGGESIYYDEQSKFVCNTGQPGCENVCYDAFAPLSHVRFWVFQIILVATPSLMYLGYAVNKIAHTEEQGGSGGVSGFSRKKLKNLPGRKQHRGIEEAEDEEEDPMIYDMAEGESDGGGTAKENSGDGQAKVKVRHDGRQRIKEDGLMRIYVLQLLARSLLEVAFLCGQYALYGFAVPATYVCSDLPCPHSVDCFVSRPTEKTIFLLIMYTVSLLCLALNIWEMLHLGIGTICEIVRSRRMQLHDDELYRLMRRQGALNDAGSSGEDYSSYPFSWNAPSAPPGYNIGIKPLLVSTGHHNQPLPITDISNAKRACRQNHVNIAQEERQQYTSNDENMCRAGMADTPRGVNKDIRQLQNRLEADSQAYSQTQSQSNNHSKLHRERKHRQASKQPSSKADADRGSSSSSSKYGVIKGSEWI is encoded by the coding sequence ATGAGTTGGAGTTTCCTGACTCGGCTGCTGGAAGAAATCCACAACCATTCTACATTTGTGGGCAAGATCTGGCTCACTGTGCTCATCGTGTTCCGCATTGTGCTGACAGCCGTGGGCGGTGAGTCCATCTATTACGATGAGCAGAGTAAGTTTGTCTGCAACACAGGCCAGCCGGGCTGTGAGAACGTCTGCTACGACGCCTTCGCTCCACTCTCACACGTCCGCTTCTGGGTTTTCCAAATCATTCTGGTGGCTACACCGTCGCTCATGTACCTGGGCTACGCTGTCAACAAGATTGCTCATACAGAGGAGCAGGGAGGCAGTGGAGGAGTGAGTGGATTTTCACGGAAGAAACTCAAGAATCTTCCAGGCAGAAAGCAGCACAGGGGCATTGAAGAggctgaggatgaggaggaagaccCCATGATCTATGATATGGCTGAGGGGGAGAGTGATGGCGGTGGaacagcaaaagaaaacagCGGTGATGGACAAGCGAAGGTCAAGGTGCGCCATGATGGGCGCCAGCGTATCAAAGAAGATGGACTGATGAGGATTTATGTCCTTCAGCTCTTGGCCCGCTCCTTGCTGGAGGTGGCTTTCTTGTGTGGACAGTATGCCCTGTATGGGTTTGCTGTGCCCGCCACCTACGTGTGCTCAGACCTGCCCTGCCCTCACAGCGTTGACTGCTTTGTGTCACGGCCCACTGAGAAGACTATCTTTCTCCTCATCATGTACACAGTATCTCTGCTCTGTCTGGCACTCAATATATGGGAGATGCTTCACCTGGGCATAGGGACCATCTGCGAGATTGTACGCTCCCGCCGGATGCAGCTCCATGACGATGAGCTGTACAGGCTGATGCGGAGACAAGGGGCCCTTAATGATGCAGGATCGAGCGGAGAGGATTACAGCAGCTACCCTTTTTCTTGGAACGCGCCATCAGCCCCACCCGGGTACAACATCGGCATCAAGCCTCTTCTGGTATCCACAGGACACCACAACCAACCACTACCCATCACAGATATCTCTAATGCCAAAAGGGCATGCCGGCAGAACCACGTGAACATTGCCCAAGAGGAGCGTCAGCAGTACACCAGTAATGATGAAAACATGTGCAGAGCAGGGATGGCAGATACCCCCAGAGGTGTTAATAAGGACATCCGTCAGCTTCAGAACAGGCTGGAGGCTGACAGTCAGGCCTACAGCCAGACACAGAGCCAGAGTAATAACCACAGCAAGCTTCACCGTGAACGTAAACACCGGCAGGCGTCCAAACAGCCCTCGAGCAAGGCAGACGCAGACAGaggcagcagcagtagtagcagcaaaTATGGAGTCATAAAGGGTTCTGAGTGGATCTGA